Proteins from a single region of Pyrus communis chromosome 6, drPyrComm1.1, whole genome shotgun sequence:
- the LOC137736967 gene encoding hypersensitive-induced response protein 2-like — protein sequence MGQVLGCVQVDQSTVAIRETFGKFDDVLEPGCHCLPWCLGSQVAGHLSLRVQQLDVRCETKTKDNVFVTVVASVQYRALAEKASDAFYKLSNTRGQIQSYVFDVIRASVPKLDLDSTFEQKNDIAKAVEDELAKAMSHYGFEIVQTLIVDIEPDEHVKRAMNEINAAARMRLAATEKAEAEKILQIKRAEGEAESKYLSGLGIARQRQAIVDGLRDSVLAFSENVPGTSSKDVMDMVLVTQYFDTLKDIGASSKSNSVFIPHGPGAVKDISSQIRDGLLQGSQV from the exons ATGGGACAAGTTCTTGGTTGTGTTCAAGTGGACCAGTCTACTGTTGCTATCAGGGAAACTTTTGGGAAGTTCGACGATGTGCTTGAACCTGGCTGTCACTGTTTGCCATGGTGCTTGGGTAGCCAGGTAGCTGGTCATCTCTCTTTACGTGTGCAGCAATTGGACGTTCGTTGTGAAACAAAGACGAAG GATAATGTTTTTGTTACTGTGGTTGCCTCTGTTCAATACCGAGCTTTGGCTGAAAAGGCTTCTGATGCTTTTTACAAGCTCAGCAATACCAGAGGGCAGATCCAGTCTTACGTCTTTGACG ttatCAGGGCAAGTGTTCCAAAGTTGGACCTAGATTCAACCTTTGAGCAGAAGAATGATATAGCCAAAGCTGTGGAAGACGAACTTGCAAAG GCCATGTCGCATTATGGGTTTGAGATAGTTCAAACACTAATTGTGGATATCGAACCAGATGAGCATGTGAAGAGAGCAATGAATGAGATAAATGCAG CTGCTAGGATGAGGCTGGCTGCAACTGAGAAAGCTGAAGCGGAGAAGATACTACAGATTAAGCGAGCTGAGGGAGAGGCGGAGTCCAAGTATCTGTCGGGGCTCGGCATAGCAAGGCAGCGCCAGGCCATTGTGGACGGGCTGAGAGACAGTGTGCTGGCCTTCTCTGAGAACGTACCCGGGACATCATCCAAGGATGTCATGGACATGGTTCTGGTGACCCAGTACTTCGACACATTGAAGGACATTGGTGCGTCCTCAAAGTCCAACTCGGTTTTCATCCCACACGGACCCGGTGCTGTGAAAGATATCTCTTCACAGATAAGGGACGGCCTCCTTCAAGGAAGTCAGGTGTAA
- the LOC137737356 gene encoding mitochondrial outer membrane protein porin of 36 kDa produces the protein MVKGPGLYLDIGKKARDLLYKDYQSDHKFTVTTYTSTGVAISSTGIRKGDLYLGDVSTQLKNKNITTDVKVDTNSNVITTITVDEPAPGLKAIFSFIAPDQRSGKVELQYQHEYAGISTSIGLTANPIVNFSGVVGNNLLSLGTDLSFDTASGNFTKVNAGLNFTHSDLIASLLLNDKADTITASYYHTVSPLTNTAVGAELAHSFSSNENSLTIGTAHALDPLTTVKARVNNYGRASALIQHEWRPKSFFTISGEVDTRAIEKSAKVGLALALKP, from the exons ATGGTGAAGGGCCCAGGACTCTATCTCGATATCGGCAAGAAAGCCAGAG ATCTTCTTTACAAGGATTACCAGAGCGACCACAAGTTCACCGTCACCACTTACACTTCCACCGGAGTT GCAATCAGTTCGACTGGAATCAGGAAGGGTGATCTGTATTTGGGGGATGTCAGTACTCAgctgaagaacaagaacatcacaACTGATGTGAAAGTTGACACCAACTCTAAC GTTATCACGACCATTACTGTTGATGAACCTGCACCTGGTCTCAAGGCAATCTTTAGCTTTATTGCACCTGACCAGAGATCTGGCAAG GTGGAACTCCAATATCAGCATGAGTATGCTGGGATAAGTACCAGCATTGGGTTGACTGCCAATCCGATTGTTAACTTTTCTGGTGTTGTGGGGAACAATCTTCTCTCTCTGGGAACCGATCTTTCTTTCGACACTGCTTCTGGGAACTTTACCAAAGTGAATGCAGGGTTGAATTTCACCCATTCTGACCTCATTGCTTCCCTGTTACT GAACGATAAAGCTGATACTATTACTGCTTCCTACTACCACACTGTAAGCCCACTCACCAACACTGCTGTTGGTGCGGAGCTGGCCCATAGCTTTTCAAGCAATGAAAACAGCCTCACAATCGGCACAGCGCATGCACTTGACCCTCTAACTACAGTGAAGGCTCGGGTGAATAACTACGGCAGGGCAAGCGCTCTCATCCAGCACGAGTGGCGTCCCAAGTCATTCTTCACCATCTCAGGAGAGGTCGATACCAGGGCAATAGAGAAGAGCGCAAAGGTCGGTCTAGCCTTGGCACTCAAGCCCTAG